Genomic window (Rosa chinensis cultivar Old Blush chromosome 6, RchiOBHm-V2, whole genome shotgun sequence):
TGTTTAACTGTCACTCGATCTCTATTGATAATATAAATCTGCCTTCCAAAATTTCCGGAAAAATCTCAATTAATCTGATGAATAATGACAGATAGCGGAAGATCTCAATCTGGTGATCAGCATACAGAGGAAGTTCAGCTACCTGCAGAGCATACCAGGTGTTTTCGCCATGCAAAGGCCTTACCTACCTATCCAGCATCCCTACATCCTCAAACCAAGTAACGCCCAGAATATGATTATGAATGGAAGCACTAGTACGTACACTGCTACTACTACTAGTATTGGTGCTGGAGTTAAGAGATTGTTCAACCTCACACCGCCGGATGATCAGATGATCAAGTCCATCAACTTGGGATGGAACACACCACAAAATGGAATAGGACTAGGACTCGGAGGATCATCATCCGTTTCAGTACCTGATCCTAATTGGTCGATTCCATTTCCACCGCCTCTTCTACCCTCCATTTCATGCAGCCTTGGAGCTCTTCTATCAAAGCTACCTTCAGTTTCACCTTCACCTTATATTAATAATGATGCCATTCATGAAGCTCCCAACACTATTACTGCAACTACTACTACAGCTATGCTCATGAACAACAGCAACAACCACAACAACAATTGTGCCGAAAACAAGATACTGAAGGTTAGTGGTGGCATTATTAAGATAGagtcatcatcaccatcatcctGTCATCTAGATGTAGCTCAACAAGAAAAGCACAGTTCCATAGACCCTAATAATCTTGGTTTGGAAAAAGGACAGACTTAATTAGTCTTTTCTATATCTTTTGAAGTAATAATAACGTCTGTAACATGAGAACATGTCTTGTTTTCTCCTATTTAGGGTACAACCATCATATGATTATGTGAATCCAGATAATGTATGATAACAGATTGAAGATAAATAAAAGTATTACGGTCTAAGTGATCATCAACTACCTTCATTAAAGTAAATTATGTGATATGAATAAGATCATCATTGTCATCTTCCATTTGCTGCActgattgattgatggtttgggGTAGGGTAAGTAACAGCGTGGGGTTGGAGCACTGCGGTCTATCCCTATCCTTTTGGGATCGGAGTGGTCTACCATTATATGAAAATCGATGGTCCCCAGAAACCCAATTGAAGATGGAAATTAAACTGACAAGAGAGATTGTTGGGTTGGAGTTGGATCAACATGTTGGCCTTATACGGCATATCCCGGCAAAATGGATGGTCGATATTTTGGTTCCCAATCTTTGAGGTCTTTCATCATCTTCTAGTAGTAGCACTCATCACAAGTAGGTTGGTTGTCGTATGAAACAGTGTGTTAATGATAAACAAGGCAGGACCATTTTAGTTGGCAAATTTCAATACCATATTTCACTTTTGGTGGTGAATTGCTCACCAAACAAAATGCTATATCTTAAACAACACAAAGAAGCTTTGGAGAGCCAAGATCGGGTTTTCACATAGTTCATTGATGGATTGATCGTCGCTAAAAGTAATTTCAGCAAATATATTTCTGCAATTCTGAAAAATTTAATAAGATAACTACCTCTTTATAGTTTCAACATTACTCTCTTAAACAGAGACGAATAACTAGCTCTttagtttgaatcaaaactaGTGGAGAACGCAAACCAGCTCATGACACAATGATATACTCATTTACACCTAAAAGACTTATGTTAGTGTTACTGATATATGTACGTATGTCAGGGATTAGGCTGTTGTGCTGTGCTGACCTTTTTCTGGACAAATGATGCAAGTGGATTTGATAAAACACTAGTACAGACTACAGCTTCACATACTAGAAGAATGGTCCACAGCCTTTAGCTTACCCACTTATGAATTCAAAACGAACCAGTCTCCCAAGT
Coding sequences:
- the LOC112174449 gene encoding uncharacterized protein LOC112174449 isoform X2; the encoded protein is MESGLPMLNCLLQRTLRSLCSCSSDSASNSSKWVYAVFWRILPRNYPPPKWDYGSSVLDRSKGNKRNWILVWEDGFCDFYECEQAGSGYLKGRFGADIFFKMSHEVYNFGEGLLGKVAVDNSHKWVFRDAPNHVDNPNFISSWNVSTEPQPKAWAFQFNSGIQTIAIISVREGIIQLGSFDKIAEDLNLVISIQRKFSYLQSIPGVFAMQRPYLPIQHPYILKPSNAQNMIMNGSTSTYTATTTSIGAGVKRLFNLTPPDDQMIKSINLGWNTPQNGIGLGLGGSSSVSVPDPNWSIPFPPPLLPSISCSLGALLSKLPSVSPSPYINNDAIHEAPNTITATTTTAMLMNNSNNHNNNCAENKILKGK
- the LOC112174449 gene encoding uncharacterized protein LOC112174449 isoform X1 produces the protein MESGLPMLNCLLQRTLRSLCSCSSDSASNSSKWVYAVFWRILPRNYPPPKWDYGSSVLDRSKGNKRNWILVWEDGFCDFYECEQAGSGYLKGRFGADIFFKMSHEVYNFGEGLLGKVAVDNSHKWVFRDAPNHVDNPNFISSWNVSTEPQPKAWAFQFNSGIQTIAIISVREGIIQLGSFDKIAEDLNLVISIQRKFSYLQSIPGVFAMQRPYLPIQHPYILKPSNAQNMIMNGSTSTYTATTTSIGAGVKRLFNLTPPDDQMIKSINLGWNTPQNGIGLGLGGSSSVSVPDPNWSIPFPPPLLPSISCSLGALLSKLPSVSPSPYINNDAIHEAPNTITATTTTAMLMNNSNNHNNNCAENKILKVSGGIIKIESSSPSSCHLDVAQQEKHSSIDPNNLGLEKGQT